The sequence GCGCTGGCGGGCATCGGTCGGCATAGTGCATCGCAATTGCAACGCATGGAGGTTTCGATGAAGACGGCAACGATCCCTTCGCTGCGCGTGGATCCCGCGTTGCGTGAGGCAGCCGAGTCGGTTCTGGAGCGCGGCGAGACCCTCTCCAGCTTTGTCGAATCGGCGATTCGCCATGGCGTCGAAAAACGCCAGGCGCAGCGCGAGTTCATTGCGCGCGGGCTCGCATCCTATGAAGAAGCATGCCGCACGGACGTGTTCATCCCCGCGGACGAAGTCATGAAGAAACTGGAAGCGCGCCTCGCCGCCGCGAAGGCCAAGTCAATCGCACGCACGAGAGCTACCAGGTCTTCTTTTCGGCTGAAACAGAACAGGATCTGCTGAGACTGTACGACTTCATCCTCAAACGCAGTGACGGCGATTTCGCGCTCGCCGAACGGGCGCTGGACGCAATACGCTCCGGGGTTCGCCTGCTCGAACATTCCCCCTTCAGTTGTCGCAAGGCGACGCCGAGCGATCCACTCCTGCGCGAGCTGCTGATCCCCTTCGGATCCGCCGGATACCTCGCGCTCTACAAGATCACCGCTGCGCAGACCGTAACC comes from Lysobacterales bacterium and encodes:
- a CDS encoding type II toxin-antitoxin system RelE/ParE family toxin, encoding MPHGRVHPRGRSHEETGSAPRRREGQVNRTHESYQVFFSAETEQDLLRLYDFILKRSDGDFALAERALDAIRSGVRLLEHSPFSCRKATPSDPLLRELLIPFGSAGYLALYKITAAQTVTLIAVRHQRQDDYH